A genome region from Triticum aestivum cultivar Chinese Spring chromosome 2B, IWGSC CS RefSeq v2.1, whole genome shotgun sequence includes the following:
- the LOC123043517 gene encoding putative receptor-like protein kinase At4g00960, with the protein MEDDLPLKRKRLEEDQRMLQRILDGADDPTDLPLQLLKDITNDFSEGRKIGQGGSGAVYEGVLGELIIAVKRIYVNLDKLDDDDKQFGREFSSLCNMNHQNVVRYLGFCSNIHQKQIRNSVSGEITLANVRERLFCFEYISNGSLDKHITDELRGFEWETRYELIIGICKGLRYLHEEKRMIHMDLKPENILLDNQNYKYIVPKITDFGLSRPNKNSHTVGQLYGTRGYMAPEYREGSKTTPACDIYSLGAIIRELVTGCMEVPCKDNVLRRWRHRWGKPPTLLQYQQVTRCIEIAGFCRAEKPEARPSILKIISFLGESESTYGQVIPCLDEDDMLRINPLELRLPSELKNEISHSIELTNDTVNCIAFNIQPPSVKYISQPVKGTVQSKSKCYVKITVQPRDAREHDDTDKFIVQSMKWSEGLIEEDITECISRAKAEKVVDEVDLMVVNEPTRPQENCRACLDTF; encoded by the exons ATGGAGGATGACCTTCCTCTCAAAAGAAAGAGACTGGAGGAGGACCAACGTATGCTGCAGCGTATACTTGACGGAGCCGACGACCCAACGGATCTACCATTACAACTCTTAAAGGACATCACGAATGATTTCTCTGAAGGCAGAAAAATCGGCCAGGGTGGATCTGGAGCGGTTTACGAG GGTGTACTAGGAGAACTGATTATTGCCGTGAAGAGGATCTATGTAAACTTAGATAAGCTTGATGATGATGACAAGCAATTTGGTCGTGAGTTTAGTAGCTTGTGCAACATGAATCATCAAAATGTAGTCCGGTATCTTGGCTTCTGTTCTAACATACATCAGAAACAGATAAGAAACTCTGTGTCAGGAGAAATCACCTTGGCTAACGTgagagaaagattgttttgtttcgaGTACATCAGCAATGGAAGCCTGGATAAGCATATTACCG ATGAATTAAGAGGCTTTGAATGGGAAACACGTTATGAATTAATCATCGGGATTTGCAAGGGCCTGCGTTATCTTCATGAGGAAAAAAGGATGATTCACATGGACCTTAAACCGGAAAATATATTACTTGATAATCAAAATTACAAATATATAGTTCCAAAAATCACGGATTTTGGTCTATCAAGACCAAATAAAAACTCGCACACTGTAGGTCAACTTTACGGAACACG TGGATACATGGCTCCAGAATACAGGGAAGGTAGCAAAACTACACCTGCGTGTGATATATATAGTTTGGGTGCCATAATCAGGGAATTGGTAACAGGGTGTATGGAAGTCCCTTGCAAAGATAAT GTACTTCGAAGGTGGAGGCATAGGTGGGGGAAGCCACCGACATTATTGCAATACCAGCAAGTGACTAGATGCATTGAAATAGCAGGATTTTGCAGGGCAGAAAAACCAGAAGCTAGACCTTCTATATTGAAGATAATCAGCTTTCTGGGTGAATCTGAAAGCACATATGGCCAG GTAATCCCTTGTTTAGATGAAGATGACATGCTTCGGATTAATCCGCTCGAACTACGGCTGCCTTCTGAGCTGAAGAACGAGATATCGCACTCAATTGAGCTAACCAACGATACAGTTAATTGCATTGCCTTCAACATCCAACCGCCAAGCGTAAAGTACATATCGCAACCAGTAAAAGGCACTGTGCAATCAAAATCCAAGTGTTATGTGAAGATAACAGTGCAGCCACGAGATGCTCGTGAACATGACGATACTGACAAGTTCATCGTGCAAAGCATGAAATGGAGCGAGGGTCTTATAGAAGAGGATATCACAGAATGCATATCCCGTGCAAAGGCCGAGAAAGTTGTCGATGAGGTGGATTTGATGGTTGTAAATGAGCCCACGAGGCCCCAAGAGAATTGCAgagcatgcttggatacgttttag